In Desulfomonile tiedjei DSM 6799, a genomic segment contains:
- a CDS encoding ATP synthase subunit I, whose protein sequence is MEKRKITAREVLADIRVGKNDSSLMQKYSLSAQGLQSVFQKLLRAGLITQQELNDRNPVSEQTVDIGLFICPACGNIQGKEFVTCPRCQFSLPGKAGSGSTTATTTAVETERDETRKKPSVTKSPARHPDFRNESAPATDLLRMAGYCRTLGIAAIVTYVIAVIGILAYLFVPSPSFGVSVLIGLVALGIPAVVLSIIVFMTMRVLTEAIKFLLSSFEHHTSPSAGD, encoded by the coding sequence ATGGAAAAGCGAAAAATAACCGCCAGAGAAGTGCTTGCAGACATACGCGTCGGCAAGAACGACTCAAGTCTTATGCAAAAATACAGCTTGTCTGCACAGGGTCTTCAGAGTGTCTTTCAAAAACTTCTCCGCGCTGGTTTAATTACCCAGCAAGAACTAAACGATAGGAATCCGGTGAGCGAACAGACCGTGGATATCGGTCTGTTCATCTGCCCTGCGTGCGGAAACATTCAAGGAAAGGAATTTGTAACCTGTCCCAGATGCCAATTCAGTCTTCCCGGCAAGGCAGGTTCCGGATCTACCACTGCTACTACTACTGCTGTTGAGACTGAACGCGACGAGACCAGGAAGAAACCGTCTGTCACAAAATCTCCGGCCAGACATCCCGATTTTCGGAATGAATCTGCTCCCGCAACAGACCTGCTGCGCATGGCAGGTTACTGCCGAACTCTGGGAATTGCAGCAATTGTCACCTACGTCATAGCAGTCATCGGAATCCTCGCCTATTTGTTTGTGCCTTCGCCATCTTTTGGCGTGAGTGTCTTGATAGGCTTGGTTGCGCTTGGAATTCCGGCGGTCGTGCTTTCGATCATCGTGTTTATGACTATGCGAGTTTTGACAGAGGCAATTAAGTTTCTTCTGAGTAGTTTCGAGCATCATACTAGCCCCTCTGCAGGAGACTAA
- a CDS encoding PQQ-binding-like beta-propeller repeat protein, with translation MIKPKIDARQVLIDIRSGMGDSVLMDKYKLSARGLQSLFKKLLDVGLIKQSELDERMPLSQKTVDIALFRCPACGMPQFSEFEECPQCGIIVGKYMERQARVSESLRESPSAAAVNTVIDARQEITFRANSQRTGCFDSKAVRELTELKWRYKTGGWVSASPAVSSAGVFVGSLDGNLYLLDEDSGRPIWQFNAGSSIYSSCSLLDSVVYFGTLNGTLYGVNALDGKAVFQFSTAGPIYSSPATTEGTVFFGSLNGYIFALDLNTRAEKWKVRTGGPVYSAPSVSSGVVFCGSIDGHLYALETSTGREVWRFKTGGPVTNAAAIADNIVYVGSGDRHMYAVDIRSGKERWSFRTGDKITSCPAIVGGVVYFGSADKHVYAVDVRTGLDKWSFETGSAVYSSPTVANEMIYFGSGDKHLYALEMKTGRELWKFKTGSPVYSSPCIADSVIYFGSDDCCIYAIR, from the coding sequence GTGATTAAACCCAAAATTGACGCCAGACAAGTCCTCATCGACATACGAAGCGGAATGGGTGATTCCGTGCTGATGGATAAGTATAAATTATCCGCCAGAGGTCTCCAGAGTCTATTCAAGAAACTCCTGGATGTTGGACTTATCAAGCAGAGTGAACTCGACGAACGCATGCCGCTGAGTCAAAAGACCGTGGATATTGCGCTTTTTCGGTGTCCGGCATGCGGAATGCCCCAGTTTTCGGAATTCGAAGAGTGCCCCCAGTGCGGAATCATTGTGGGCAAATATATGGAACGACAGGCCAGGGTCTCGGAATCACTCAGGGAGTCACCTTCTGCAGCTGCAGTGAACACGGTGATCGACGCGAGACAGGAGATCACGTTTCGGGCGAATTCTCAGCGGACGGGGTGCTTCGATTCAAAAGCTGTACGTGAGTTAACGGAACTGAAATGGAGATATAAAACAGGTGGATGGGTCTCGGCGTCTCCGGCTGTTTCGTCTGCAGGTGTTTTCGTGGGCAGCCTGGACGGCAATCTCTATCTCTTGGATGAAGATTCGGGGCGGCCGATATGGCAATTCAACGCGGGAAGCTCCATCTATTCATCCTGTTCTCTGTTGGATTCGGTCGTGTATTTCGGGACTCTGAACGGAACCCTGTACGGAGTGAACGCGCTGGACGGAAAAGCCGTATTTCAATTCTCTACCGCCGGCCCCATCTACTCCTCACCTGCCACAACCGAAGGGACGGTGTTTTTCGGAAGTCTCAACGGGTATATTTTTGCTCTCGATTTGAACACTCGTGCCGAAAAATGGAAAGTTCGGACAGGAGGTCCTGTCTACTCGGCTCCCTCGGTAAGCAGCGGCGTCGTCTTTTGCGGCAGCATAGACGGTCACTTATATGCTCTGGAGACTTCAACAGGAAGAGAAGTCTGGAGATTCAAGACCGGCGGCCCGGTGACCAATGCAGCGGCTATCGCGGACAATATCGTGTATGTCGGGAGTGGCGACCGGCACATGTACGCTGTGGACATTCGATCCGGCAAAGAACGTTGGAGTTTCCGTACTGGAGACAAGATTACGTCCTGCCCGGCCATTGTCGGAGGCGTGGTGTACTTCGGCAGCGCAGACAAACACGTCTACGCGGTAGATGTGCGAACGGGTTTGGATAAATGGAGCTTCGAGACTGGAAGTGCGGTTTATTCCTCTCCTACAGTAGCAAATGAGATGATTTATTTCGGAAGCGGCGACAAGCATCTTTATGCGTTGGAAATGAAAACGGGCCGTGAACTCTGGAAATTCAAGACCGGGAGCCCCGTTTACTCTTCTCCTTGTATAGCGGATTCAGTCATATATTTTGGAAGCGATGACTGCTGTATTTACGCGATCCGTTAG
- a CDS encoding alpha/beta hydrolase, whose translation MGFTQEALDRFVERQIFFPDPFLICTPRDQGLDFKDIRFETSDGVTLHGWLVPAEPSIGIMLFCHGNAGNISHRVDNIRRLHDIGLSVFIFDYRGYGLSKGRITERGFYLDAEAAYDEVLKHTQGGKLKLVVFGRSLGGIAAVYLASQRPCSGVVLESTFTNLAAMARYHFPLPVPESLVRNRLNSIDRIGKVRSKILFFHGDRDDIVPIELGRDLFNAAQAPKEFVTIPGAGHNDTYFVAGEEYFRKFRDFVQSLPPGERNSDRHTDLHSKR comes from the coding sequence ATGGGATTTACTCAAGAGGCTTTGGACAGGTTTGTAGAGCGACAGATATTCTTCCCCGATCCTTTCCTCATATGTACTCCCAGAGATCAGGGGCTCGATTTTAAGGACATCCGGTTCGAGACAAGCGATGGCGTGACGCTCCACGGATGGTTGGTTCCCGCTGAACCGAGCATAGGGATTATGCTGTTCTGCCATGGAAATGCAGGCAATATCTCACACCGGGTGGACAATATTCGCAGGTTGCACGACATAGGTCTCAGCGTATTCATTTTCGATTATCGCGGATACGGATTGAGCAAAGGTCGCATTACCGAACGGGGATTTTATCTCGATGCGGAAGCTGCTTACGACGAAGTGCTCAAGCATACTCAAGGGGGAAAGCTTAAGCTGGTGGTTTTCGGAAGATCGCTCGGCGGAATAGCTGCAGTATATCTGGCTTCTCAGCGGCCGTGCTCGGGTGTAGTACTTGAATCGACTTTTACCAATCTTGCAGCCATGGCACGATATCATTTTCCCTTGCCTGTTCCGGAAAGTCTGGTGAGAAACAGGCTGAATTCCATCGATCGCATTGGAAAAGTCAGATCCAAAATTCTGTTCTTTCACGGTGACCGCGACGATATTGTTCCTATTGAATTAGGGCGCGACCTCTTCAATGCAGCACAAGCCCCGAAGGAATTCGTTACGATTCCGGGAGCCGGGCACAATGACACGTATTTTGTGGCAGGAGAAGAATACTTCCGGAAATTCCGGGACTTTGTTCAATCTCTTCCACCCGGAGAACGAAATTCAGACCGTCATACTGATTTGCATTCAAAGAGATAA
- a CDS encoding DNA topoisomerase IV subunit A has product MGKNGSRGTMKGITSEKKPYEGETPLHEEVEKRYLAYALSTIVSRALPDVRDGLKPVHRRILYAMHSMRLSDTAKMRKSAAVVGEVIGKYHPHGDQAAYDAMVRMAQDFSLRYPLIDGSGNFGSLDGDSPAAMRYTETRLSQFASLLLKEIDQGTTDFRATYDAMGEEPDIFPAMIPNLLLNGASGIAVGMSCSFPPHNLLEIVAACRAAIKKRDIDSSELLQYVKGPDFPTGGEILDEVGELAEVYRTGHGSVRVRGSFHTEKLTRGREDIIIDSIPYSVNKARLIERIAQLIRDKKLRLVQDVRDESTADVRIVLELRGADVSVESVMAFLYKHTDLQINFPINFIAITPQGVPDRLGLASIIRYFLDFRYEKTVRRLNHRLETLLKRIHILEGFDILFQDLDKALAIIRAARSRHEAEQGLKEAFHLDDEQIEAILEMRLYRLVGMEIGKLLDELSAKRKEASDIRKDLASPERLWKIIDRELADIESHFGDTRRTRIVQTHQAAATDYNPEEFVDHEDTTVILSKLGWIRRMKSEVEDESTLKFREADNLFGLARVNTAETIAIFTNFGKVYVIRALDVPATTGFGEPLGSILTLGDGEYVVGMIAPGLSGAAAQSSVPEEPSPSVSGYNYGDLSQVSLFQADEGELEFHEKAPPLVGRAILVTKTGQGFRFDYNQVQEPTKRMGRRLVVLKKDDEVLTVKPESGNLAVIAADSGRLLMFPLDQIPVLSGPGLGVRLMKLSPESRVIALETVRSEDSVRITRKRGKEKIIDVQEIALGQRASVGKANFPGMIGMERYVREQSE; this is encoded by the coding sequence ATGGGCAAGAACGGAAGCAGAGGAACAATGAAGGGTATCACGTCCGAGAAAAAACCTTATGAAGGTGAAACACCGCTGCATGAGGAGGTTGAAAAACGATATCTGGCATATGCGCTCTCAACGATTGTATCGAGGGCCTTGCCGGATGTGCGCGATGGTCTGAAGCCTGTACACAGGCGGATTCTGTATGCGATGCACAGTATGAGGCTTTCCGATACCGCCAAAATGAGAAAGTCGGCAGCGGTCGTCGGGGAAGTGATCGGAAAATATCATCCTCATGGAGATCAGGCTGCATATGATGCCATGGTGAGGATGGCTCAGGACTTCAGTCTCCGGTATCCGCTTATCGACGGCTCGGGTAATTTTGGATCTCTTGACGGCGATTCTCCCGCAGCCATGCGTTATACGGAAACCCGGCTCAGCCAGTTCGCGAGCCTTCTTCTCAAAGAGATCGACCAGGGCACCACAGATTTCAGGGCCACGTACGATGCTATGGGCGAAGAGCCGGACATATTTCCGGCCATGATTCCCAACCTGCTGCTCAACGGCGCTTCCGGAATAGCCGTTGGGATGAGCTGTTCCTTTCCGCCCCACAATCTGCTTGAAATTGTTGCAGCATGCAGAGCCGCAATAAAGAAACGTGACATCGATTCCTCCGAGTTGCTGCAGTACGTGAAGGGGCCGGATTTTCCTACCGGCGGAGAGATCCTGGACGAAGTCGGCGAACTGGCCGAAGTCTACCGGACCGGCCACGGCTCGGTACGGGTCAGGGGTTCGTTTCACACCGAAAAGTTGACGAGAGGGCGTGAAGATATCATAATAGATTCAATCCCTTATTCGGTGAACAAAGCGCGCCTAATCGAACGCATCGCACAGCTTATACGAGACAAAAAGCTCAGGCTGGTACAGGATGTTCGTGACGAAAGCACTGCAGATGTCCGAATAGTCCTCGAATTACGCGGGGCAGACGTTTCCGTAGAATCCGTAATGGCCTTTTTGTACAAACACACTGATCTGCAGATCAATTTTCCCATAAATTTTATTGCCATTACCCCGCAGGGAGTGCCTGACAGGCTGGGACTTGCTTCAATCATCAGGTATTTTCTCGATTTCCGTTACGAAAAGACCGTCCGCAGACTGAATCATCGACTTGAAACTCTCCTGAAACGCATTCATATTCTTGAGGGCTTCGATATTCTTTTTCAGGATCTGGACAAGGCTCTGGCAATTATTCGCGCAGCACGGAGCAGGCACGAGGCGGAACAAGGTCTGAAAGAAGCGTTCCACCTTGATGACGAACAAATAGAAGCGATCCTGGAAATGAGGCTGTACAGACTGGTCGGTATGGAAATCGGCAAATTGCTCGACGAATTGTCCGCGAAACGGAAAGAGGCATCAGACATACGCAAGGATCTGGCCAGCCCTGAACGGTTATGGAAGATAATAGATCGTGAACTCGCGGATATAGAATCCCATTTCGGGGATACCAGACGCACGCGTATCGTGCAGACTCACCAGGCGGCTGCTACGGATTACAATCCCGAAGAATTCGTGGATCACGAAGACACTACGGTAATACTGTCCAAATTGGGTTGGATACGTCGCATGAAGAGCGAGGTGGAAGACGAATCCACTCTAAAGTTTCGGGAAGCGGACAATTTGTTCGGTCTGGCCCGGGTGAACACTGCCGAAACCATAGCAATCTTCACCAATTTCGGGAAAGTCTATGTCATAAGAGCACTGGACGTGCCTGCTACCACCGGTTTCGGTGAGCCCCTTGGAAGCATTCTCACTCTAGGAGACGGCGAGTATGTAGTCGGTATGATAGCTCCTGGATTATCTGGTGCTGCGGCACAATCTTCGGTGCCAGAGGAGCCCTCGCCTTCTGTGAGTGGTTATAATTATGGAGATCTATCCCAGGTATCACTGTTTCAGGCCGATGAAGGGGAGCTTGAGTTCCATGAGAAGGCGCCTCCCCTAGTGGGCCGGGCGATTCTCGTGACCAAAACCGGACAGGGCTTCCGATTCGACTATAATCAGGTCCAGGAGCCTACCAAGAGAATGGGCCGGCGCCTGGTGGTGCTCAAGAAGGATGATGAAGTTTTGACGGTGAAACCGGAATCGGGAAATCTTGCGGTAATAGCTGCCGATTCAGGGAGGCTTCTCATGTTTCCCCTGGATCAGATACCTGTTCTTTCCGGACCGGGGCTGGGGGTGCGCCTCATGAAACTTTCCCCTGAATCCCGGGTCATAGCGTTGGAAACAGTGCGTTCTGAGGATTCTGTCAGGATTACGAGAAAACGCGGCAAAGAAAAAATAATCGATGTACAGGAAATCGCCTTGGGTCAGCGAGCAAGTGTCGGGAAAGCGAACTTCCCCGGAATGATCGGTATGGAGCGATACGTGCGGGAGCAATCCGAATGA
- the scmC gene encoding SynChlorMet cassette protein ScmC, with the protein MSISCCSNSYVLKLDERNTWNLRATKSTEAWLQRFAMTLALEHGHRREQPTITFVRGGGTGPPSTSLPWSPDSTALESLEMANWNRVRPGLSRFWSPPRGNDLVCELLNTASEKLEVLMMGEVVHPVYLKAAQSGGLPIHGALIALDGRGVVLAGANDAGKTTSCSRLPDRWKVLCDDETLVMKGEGNQYRAHPFPTWSNLLRSGLGASCDISRSVPLSAFFFLQKATSPEIVSLGRGHAAARINESADEVWTWRGQYLESKQLRAWRTQLFENACSMSANIPSYILRLDLYGRFWETIERILEDLPVPGT; encoded by the coding sequence ATGTCGATATCTTGTTGCAGCAATTCCTATGTCCTGAAGCTGGATGAACGAAACACCTGGAATTTGCGCGCTACCAAGAGCACGGAAGCATGGTTACAGCGTTTCGCAATGACACTCGCACTAGAGCACGGACACAGACGGGAGCAGCCCACAATTACCTTCGTCAGAGGAGGGGGAACAGGACCGCCCTCCACATCCCTTCCCTGGTCACCCGATTCCACTGCACTCGAATCGCTGGAGATGGCAAACTGGAACAGAGTGAGACCCGGCCTGAGTCGATTCTGGTCTCCACCCAGGGGAAACGATCTTGTGTGCGAGCTTCTGAACACAGCTTCCGAAAAACTTGAAGTTCTCATGATGGGAGAAGTCGTGCATCCCGTGTACCTGAAAGCTGCGCAATCCGGCGGACTTCCCATTCATGGAGCCCTCATTGCTCTGGACGGACGAGGGGTTGTCCTTGCAGGAGCAAACGATGCCGGTAAAACCACGTCGTGCTCCCGCCTGCCAGATCGATGGAAGGTCCTCTGTGATGACGAGACTCTGGTCATGAAAGGAGAGGGGAATCAGTACCGTGCTCACCCGTTTCCCACCTGGAGCAACCTCCTGCGATCCGGATTAGGCGCAAGCTGTGATATTTCTCGGAGCGTTCCTTTGTCGGCATTTTTCTTTCTTCAGAAAGCTACTTCTCCGGAAATCGTTTCTCTCGGCCGGGGACATGCTGCAGCGAGGATTAACGAGTCGGCAGACGAAGTATGGACATGGCGGGGGCAATATCTTGAAAGTAAGCAACTGAGGGCATGGCGAACTCAGCTATTCGAAAACGCATGCAGTATGTCGGCGAACATCCCGTCCTATATCCTGAGACTGGACTTGTACGGGAGATTCTGGGAGACAATCGAAAGAATCCTCGAAGATCTTCCGGTACCGGGAACATAA
- the kbl gene encoding glycine C-acetyltransferase, translated as MHTMLASILETELQEIRSAGLYKEERVIQSRQGAHIQIPEREVINLCANNYLGLSSHPEIIKAAHRGLDERGYGMSSVRFICGTQDIHKELEKRISEFLGTDDTILYSSCFDANGGLFETLLGKDDVVISDALNHASIIDGVRLSKAARKVYRHADMDDLEVQLKDSAEFRVRMIATDGVFSMDGDLAHLDKICDLAERYNAVVMVDDSHATGFVGSKGKGTPEHFGVTDRVDIITSTLGKALGGASGGFTSGRGSIVKFLRQRSRPYLFSNTLAPPIVYATLTALNMIDGSDDLRRRLKENTEYFRQQIETAGFDIRKGSHPIIPIMLGDARLAQDMARELLDEGIYVVGFSYPVVPKDKARIRVQISAAHTREELDRAVKAFTLVGRKHGLI; from the coding sequence ATGCATACCATGCTTGCAAGTATTCTTGAAACCGAACTCCAGGAAATCCGTTCTGCGGGTCTTTACAAAGAAGAACGCGTTATCCAGAGCCGTCAGGGTGCGCATATTCAAATCCCTGAGAGGGAAGTCATCAACCTGTGCGCGAATAATTACCTCGGGCTCTCGTCTCATCCGGAGATCATCAAAGCAGCTCATAGAGGATTGGACGAACGCGGGTACGGCATGTCTTCAGTCAGGTTCATCTGCGGCACCCAAGACATACACAAAGAGCTGGAAAAACGCATTTCCGAATTTCTCGGTACGGATGACACAATTCTCTACTCGTCTTGCTTTGATGCAAACGGAGGTCTCTTCGAAACACTGCTGGGAAAAGACGACGTTGTCATCTCGGATGCTTTGAATCATGCCAGCATTATCGATGGTGTAAGATTGAGTAAAGCCGCACGGAAAGTGTATCGGCACGCTGACATGGACGATTTGGAAGTCCAGTTGAAAGATTCTGCAGAATTCCGAGTGAGAATGATTGCCACAGACGGCGTTTTCAGCATGGATGGAGATTTGGCACATCTGGACAAGATTTGCGATCTTGCAGAACGATACAATGCTGTGGTCATGGTTGACGACTCGCATGCTACGGGTTTTGTGGGGTCAAAAGGGAAGGGAACGCCTGAGCATTTTGGAGTCACCGATAGAGTGGACATCATTACCTCAACGTTGGGAAAGGCGCTTGGAGGTGCATCCGGCGGCTTTACCAGCGGCCGCGGATCTATTGTGAAATTTCTCAGACAACGTTCCAGACCGTACCTCTTTTCCAATACTCTGGCTCCACCCATTGTCTATGCGACCCTTACGGCGCTGAACATGATCGACGGCTCAGACGACCTTCGCCGAAGGCTCAAGGAGAACACTGAATACTTTCGGCAGCAGATCGAAACTGCAGGCTTCGACATAAGGAAAGGCAGCCATCCTATCATCCCGATAATGCTCGGAGATGCAAGACTTGCTCAGGATATGGCACGGGAACTCCTGGACGAAGGAATCTACGTGGTAGGCTTCAGCTATCCCGTTGTTCCGAAAGACAAAGCCAGAATCCGGGTGCAGATTTCAGCAGCTCACACACGAGAGGAATTGGACAGAGCCGTCAAGGCGTTCACTCTCGTGGGGCGGAAACACGGGCTGATCTAA